A region of Solanum dulcamara chromosome 7, daSolDulc1.2, whole genome shotgun sequence DNA encodes the following proteins:
- the LOC129893822 gene encoding protein IQ-DOMAIN 23 produces MGKATRWLRSLLRSKKSPSESSPATKDGKNNKWGLGKSSNGSGRSIVRGSGAEIAYGNEDPQASPYEEALDANKHAIAVAAATAAVAEAALAAAQAAAEVVRLTSGKRSGCTYGSSNTERRREWAAVKIQSEFRAYLAKRALRALKGLVKLQALVRGRIVRKQSADMLRRMQAMARIQARASANRNVTSDPSHSNIRVSRFDHPSIATPRKYDPQQYSFNCKYHGPNLKKSGSKLKPHESFGQDRSHVASQWIHQWMEECAKNGYRDSSLKKGGGDHDESTDKILEIDTWKPRLNPKPSEKKSHNSNYSSWNDNAHGTRTINSISKHLANHMKPNPSISSGEVSSLRSLTFCQDTDQPAAWTVEHSPGVHSTLSRPGSSSRRGPSPSRSECSRSLFGDYPGHPNYMSNTESYLAKLRSHSAPRQRVQFEKIGSTKYVDGLVDADTNSEKSWRSLGNFRNKAKPGSGQSDRIGTPDHRSAVRSSSPFGTR; encoded by the exons ATGGGTAAAGCCACCAGATGGTTACGTTCGCTTCTCCGTTCCAAGAAATCGCCGTCGGAATCATCGCCGGCGACGAAAGACGGAAAGAATAACAAGTGGGGTCTCGGAAAATCTTCTAATGGAAGTGGGAGAAGCATTGTTCGAGGTTCTGGAGCTGAGATTGCTTATGGGAATGAAGACCCACAAGCGAGTCCTTATGAGGAAGCACTGGACGCGAACAAGCACGCCATAGCGGTTGCGGCAGCCACTGCCGCGGTAGCAGAGGCGGCACTGGCGGCCGCTCAGGCTGCGGCGGAGGTTGTTAGGCTTACAAGTGGTAAGAGGTCCGGTTGCACCTATGGGAGTAGTAACACCGAACGCCGCCGTGAATGGGCTGCCGTTAAAATTCAGTCAGAATTTCGAGCTTACTTG GCTAAAAGAGCACTGAGGGCACTAAAGGGACTAGTGAAGCTGCAGGCACTAGTCAGAGGTCGTATAGTGAGGAAACAAAGTGCAGATATGCTCCGACGTATGCAAGCCATGGCTCGAATCCAGGCTCGAGCCTCTGCCAACCGGAATGTAACTTCAGATCCTTCTCATTCCAACATCAGAGTTTCACGATTTGATCATCCT AGCATTGCAACTCCGAGAAAATATGATCCACAGCAATATTCATTCAATTGTAAATATCATGGGCCAAACCTGAAG AAATCTGGTTCCAAATTGAAACCGCATGAGAGCTTTGGTCAGGATAGGTCACATGTGGCTTCACAATGGATACATCAGTGGATGGAGGAATGTGCGAAAAATGGCTACAGAGATAGCTCCCTGAAAAAAGGCGGTGGAGATCATGATGAGAGCACTGACAAGATACTTGAGATAGACACATGGAAACCACGCTTAAACCCCAAACCAAGTGAGAAAAAGTCTCACAATTCAAATTATTCATCTTGGAACGACAATGCTCACGGAACAAGAACTATCAACTCTATATCGAAACATTTGGCAAACCATATGAAACCAAATCCTAGTATATCTTCAGGGGAAGTGTCATCTTTAAGGTCACTGACATTTTGTCAAGATACTGATCAGCCAGCTGCTTGGACTGTTGAGCACAGCCCTGGTGTGCACTCCACATTGTCCAGACCAGGGAGTAGCAGTAGAAGAGGTCCATCTCCTTCGAGAAGCGAGTGCTCACGAAGCTTGTTTGGGGACTACCCAGGTCACCCCAACTATATGTCTAATACAGAATCATACCTTGCGAAACTTAGGTCGCATAGCGCACCCAGGCAAAGAGTGCAGTTTGAGAAAATTGGTTCGACAAAGTATGTTGATGGACTGGTGGATGCAGATACAAATTCGGAGAAGAGTTGGAGATCGCTTGGTAACTTTAGGAACAAAGCAAAACCAGGATCAGGTCAGTCAGACCGAATAGGGACACCTGATCATCGCAGTGCTGTCCGTTCCAGCTCTCCCTTCGGCACGAGATAA
- the LOC129893824 gene encoding putative non-specific lipid-transfer protein 14 has translation MKSVFWMVVVLGVALIIHEAGADEECSTVTALVSACASFVNYGTPDPIPGAPCCVAMTTLSTVASSTGIETRQSVCRCMMDLITTYNPNATAIATLPGFCGVSLGFTIDPNTDCEYV, from the exons ATGAAATCTGTATTTTGGATGGTGGTGGTTTTGGGGGTTGCCTTAATAATTCACGAAGCTGGAGCTGATGAAGAATGCAGCACAGTGACAGCACTGGTATCAGCATGTGCCAGCTTCGTGAACTATGGCACACCAGATCCAATTCCAGGTGCACCATGCTGCGTTGCTATGACTACCCTAAGCACCGTAGCTAGCTCCACTGGCATTGAGACTCGACAGTCTGTCTGCAGATGCATGATGGACCTTATTACTACTTACAACCCAAATGCTACTGCCATTGCCACACTGCCTGGTTTCTGTGGTGTTTCTCTTGGTTTCACCATTGACCCTAACACTGATTGTGAATA CGTCTAG
- the LOC129893823 gene encoding RHOMBOID-like protein 2, giving the protein MRGGDIESRGEKNRGSNHASSYAVEDRDTPWISWLIPLFVVANVAMFVVVMYFNNCTKHDEGCVARFLGRFSFQPLRENPLFGPSSSTLERLGGLEWKKVVHQHQGWRLITCIWLHAGVIHLIANMLSLVIIGIRLEQQCGFVRIGIIYLLSGIGGSILSSLFIQRSISVGASGALFGLLGAMLSELITNWSIYTNKVCALLTLLVIVAINLAVGILPHVDNFAHIGGFLTGFLLGFVLLPRPQLGWLERRNLPAGVRVSCKYKAYQYGLGLLSLVLLVAGFTVGLVMLFRGVNGYDQCHWCHYLSCVPTSKWKCDGN; this is encoded by the exons ATGAGAGGAGGAGATATAGAAAGTAGAGGAGAAAAAAACAGGGGAAGCAATCATGCTTCTTCGTATGCTGTGGAAGACAGAGATACACCATGGATTTCTTGGTTGATCCCTTTGTTTGTGGTGGCTAATGTTGCTATGTTCGTTGTTGTCATGTATTTCAACAATTGTACCAAACATGATGAGGGTTGTGTCGCCAGGTTTCTTGGAAGATTTTCTTTCCAGCCCTTGAGGGAAAATCCTCTGTTTGGGCCTTCTTCTTCAAC GTTGGAGAGGCTGGGTGGTCTTGAATGGAAGAAAGTGGTCCATCAACATCAAGGGTGGAGGCTTATCACGTGTATCTGGTTACATGCTGGTGTTATTCATCTGATCGCGAATATGTTGAGTCTTGTAATTATTGGCATACGCCTTGAACAGCAATGTGGCTTTg TGCGCAttggaattatatacttattGTCTGGCATTGGTGGGAGCATACTTTCTTCCTTGTTTATCCAGAGGAGCATCTCTGTTGGTGCTTCAGGGGCACTCTTTGGCCTACTTGGAGCTATGCTTTCAGAGCTTATTACGAATTGGTCAATTTACACCAACAAG GTTTGTGCACTCTTGACGCTTTTGGTGATAGTTGCCATCAACCTAGCAGTTGGAATCTTGCCTCATGTGGATAATTTTGCTCACATTGGCGGATTCTTGACTGGATTTCTCCTTGGCTTTGTTCTGCTTCCACGCCCTCAACTAGGGTGGTTGGAACGTCGGAATCTTCCAGCTGGTGTTCGTGTGAGTTGCAAATACAAGGCTTACCAATACGGACTGGGGCTGCTTTCTCTGGTTCTGCTTGTAGCAGG GTTTACTGTTGGACTGGTGATGCTTTTCCGAGGGGTTAATGGATATGATCAGTGCCATTGGTGTCACTATCTCAGCTGTGTTCCCACCTCTAAATGGAAGTGTGACGGAAATTAA